A single genomic interval of Penicillium psychrofluorescens genome assembly, chromosome: 2 harbors:
- a CDS encoding uncharacterized protein (ID:PFLUO_002646-T1.cds;~source:funannotate) gives MVQVLYSSDFLQNISFHALQAIVISTEAAHILGLSQLNATLFNAAVRIAECLGVHKIKDHSTSSAQTEEQWAERVEREVGKRVWCQMVIQDHFAIPFTDTYSISPAHFSTGVPLNADDHDLLGMPTNVPTVSSFARVLAKLAALMPELDDGLGPMRQRKPLHEQYLHVMRTDQKMKALVKDIPSFLLRPDREKDAQVPWLPIARRSFAITTAEKIIMVHRPFLFHAFVSRLYSYTRRTCVAAATTILREHAKLTQDDNPSIWTHTAFCITAAVILCFELNATSDTPTTTTETYKAAITAARSRLAMREGDVLAHRGVALIDTIFYSEDSTPNTDNLIDFNRACAQFSTLTLKSTSDELPLYGVLGDSVENKIETYDHLNLGTDVDFEFDTWFNGIFYGVGG, from the coding sequence ATGGTTCAAGTTCTGTACAGCTCTGACTTTCTTCAAAATATCTCGTTCCACGCCCTGCAAGCCATTGTCATCTCCACCGAGGCGGCTCATATCCTCGGTTTGAGTCAGCTAAACGCAACTTTGTTCAACGCCGCCGTTCGCATCGCCGAATGTCTCGGCGTCCACAAGATTAAGGACCATTCAACTTCATCAGCACAAACAGAAGAACAGTGGGCGGAGCGAGTGGAGCGCGAAGTCGGCAAGAGGGTCTGGTGTCAAATGGTGATCCAAGACCATTTTGCCATCCCTTTCACTGATACATACAGCATCTCTCCAGCGCATTTCTCAACAGGCGTTCCGCTGAATGCAGATGATCATGATCTACTTGGAATGCCAACAAATGTTCCAACAGTCAGTTCATTTGCCCGCGTTTTAGCAAAGCTAGCGGCTTTGATGCCAGAGCTAGACGATGGACTGGGTCCGATGCGACAGCGAAAGCCCCTCCACGAACAGTACCTTCATGTCATGAGAACTGATCAGAAGATGAAGGCTCTTGTGAAAGATATACCATCATTTCTACTCCGCCCAGATAGGGAGAAAGACGCGCAAGTGCCGTGGTTACCAATTGCTCGCAGGAGCTTTGCGATTACAAcggccgagaagatcatcatGGTCCATCGgcctttcctcttccacgcTTTTGTTTCGCGGTTGTACAGCTATACAAGACGTACCTGCGTGGCAGCCGCAACAACAATACTGCGTGAACACGCAAAGCTAACACAAGACGACAATCCTTCAATATGGACCCACACGGCCTTTTGCATCACCGCAGCAGTTATTCTCTGCTTTGAGTTGAATGCAACCTCAGATACcccgaccaccaccaccgaaacCTACAAGGCAGCCATCACCGCGGCACGGTCTCGACTTGCAATGCGGGAAGGCGATGTGCTTGCTCACCGAGGCGTCGCGCTAATTGACACCATTTTCTATTCTGAAGACTCAACCCCAAATACCGACAACTTGATCGATTTCAATCGCGCCTGTGCGCAGTTCTCGACGTTGACGCTCAAGTCGACATCTGACGAATTGCCCCTTTATGGGGTATTGGGAGATTCGGTTGAAAATAAAATTGAAACCTATGATCATTTGAATCTGGGAACCGATGTCGATTTTGAATTTGATACCTGGTTCAATGGTATTTTTTATGGTGTAGGGGGGTGA
- a CDS encoding uncharacterized protein (ID:PFLUO_002643-T1.cds;~source:funannotate), translating into MVVALVCARAPPTAPKPGAPMIILTVTYYGPPDHAEATVPVLFDDETVAKAITAQTVLTPLPKINDGLAHFDVHGGFKDIQSALVKETSSASIVTAFAKWLDFTTQYEDARRTTVVLSSFNTQKQIEISNTAEGRARYCSHRDRGIQALIISWFTEERTKSAAADFAKEVKALYRQSRSASEPPRTILNNLGPDAELSELHTEDRVGELRRLASVWDPTGLFWNPWN; encoded by the coding sequence ATGGTTGTAGCTCTGGTTTGCGCAAGAGCGCCACCAACTGCACCCAAGCCAGGTGCACCAATGATTATTCTCACAGTGACCTATTATGGCCCGCCGGATCATGCAGAAGCGACCGTCCCGGTCTTATTCGATGATGAAACCGTCGCCAAAGCTATCACCGCACAAACAGTATTGACACCCTTGCCCAAAATAAACGATGGCCTTGCACATTTTGACGTGCACGGCGGATTCAAAGACATCCAATCCGCTTTAGTTAAGGagaccagctcggcgagcatCGTGACTGCATTCGCCAAGTGGCTTGATTTCACCACGCAATACGAGGATGCAAGACGTACCACCGTAGTTTTGAGTAGCTTCAACACTCAAAAGCAAATTGAGATCAGCAACACGGCGGAAGGGCGGGCGAGATACTGCAGTCACCGTGACAGAGGAATTCAAGCATTGATCATCAGTTGGTTCACGGAAGAGAGGACCAAGTCGGCCGCAGCAGATTTTGCCAAAGAAGTCAAAGCCTTGTACAGGCAGAGCCGATCCGCTTCAGAACCACCGCGAACCATTCTGAACAACCTTGGTCCTGACGCCGAACTGAGTGAGCTGCATACGGAGGACAGAGTCGGAGAGTTGAGGAGATTGGCCAGTGTCTGGGATCCTACTGGCCTTTTCTGGAACCCATGGAACTAG
- a CDS encoding uncharacterized protein (ID:PFLUO_002641-T1.cds;~source:funannotate), with the protein MTTVAPSPNSPPDLSGSKSSKSSSFHSSQIDEPDSIFTDASNFEEIGLGDDAELPDVDQATPYGRAGVIARSSTTRMVNKSPSATTRDLTATPKPRRPYPSMHNQINGAIKTPQSSGSLNAKTRNRGDSTSTVNSPNLTPNQPRRSRSTSPLRPLSSRSASTTSLALSPLSARVPVSKQPWQPNRKSLRDLEEEYHDSDDDLPDDASLWNVPISPRPVQERPPSRNPSPNSRSPGRRPLPFGHTVENKGSQSSQNASKAARMKRTTQRSSSAGPERGQISPRNPRAYSYNSYLSDLSEEAKIITEALEYHADENSRKREESVQSGLSSRKSSSDSQQNSNGLIELPPVQKSNIMVDPLPISKEKEKVLTRTRPSWLPPKDQNEEKKHLKEYKQMMAQSREAEKRRASRAASAQCEKDSTRNALQNIWDEHVFPNWDRILREPRTRELWWRGIPPRNRGAIWSRALGNELELTEETFIKALQRAKGLQAKTDAEPSKDCKRMLESFDAIQADVSKAFPDLNLFQEGGPLRETLVDVLQAYSMYRSDVGYVHGLHTIAALLVLQFPTPSSAFLAMANALNRPLPLAFLTWDRGAMARTYKLASDTMRYKFNRLSVHLHETLQLSDEEIWEPMFRSLLTNGLDLERISRVWDCWVFEGDRIMIRSAVALMGCLQAQLFSFQQPDDQSRAAVRDILGWGPRQLGTNAQKPKERHSAPAAAGFGGGQVVNPGVGDYWVLTAAGNEDGFMLEVREAGKVRQK; encoded by the exons ATGACCACCGTTGCCCCGTCGCCCAACTCCCCGCCCGATCTGTCGGGGTCCAAGTCTTCGAAatcgtcctccttccactcctcccaAATAGACGAGCCCGACAGTATCTTCACGGATGCTTCCAACTTCGAGGAGATCGGCTTGGGGGATGATGCTGAGCTTCCCGATGTGGACCAAGCGACCCCTTATGGCCGGGCGGGCGTGATCGCGCgctcgtccaccaccaggATGGTCAACAAAAGTCCGTCCGCGACAACTCGCGATTTGACTGCTACGCCAAAGCCCCGGAGGCCCTACCCGTCTATGCACAACCAAATCAACGGAGCAATCAAGACGCCTCAGTCCTCAGGCTCCCTGAACGCGAAGACCCGGAACAGAGGGGACTCAACTAGCACCGTCAATTCGCCCAACCTCACCCCAAACCAGCCCCGCCGGTCACGATCCACATCGCCATTGCGGCCATTGTCCAGCCGCTCAGCATCGACGACCAGCCTGGCGCTGTCTCCTCTGTCTGCTCGGGTCCCTGTTTCGAAACAACCCTGGCAACCGAATCGCAAGTCGCTTCGTGACTTAGAGGAGGAATATCATGATTCCGATGATGACCTTCCGGATGATGCAAGTCTGTGGAACGTGCCAATCTCTCCCCGGCCGGTCCAGGAGCGCCCTCCGTCCCGCAATCCCAGCCCGAATAGTCGCAGTCCAGGCCGGCGCCCGCTGCCCTTTGGGCATACGGTGGAAAATAAAGGATCGCAATCATCGCAAAATGCTTCAAAGGCTGCCCGCATGAAGCGCACAACGCAACGGTCGAGCTCTGCCGGGCCGGAGCGTGGGCAAATCTCACCGCGCAACCCCCGTGCCTACTCGTACAACAGTTACTTGTCAGACTTGTCGGAAGAAGCTAAGATCATTACCGAGGCTTTGGAATACCACGCAGACGAGAATAGCCGCAAGCGCGAGGAGTCCGTGCAGAGCGGCCTGTCCTCGCGGAAGTCGAGCTCCGATTCGCAGCAGAATTCAAACGGCCTCATTGAACTTCCGCCGGTGCAAAAGTCCAACATCATGGTTGATCCGTTGCCGATTagcaaggagaaggagaaggtgTTGACGCGGACGCGCCCTAGCTGGTTGCCGCCCAAGGACCAgaacgaagagaagaaacatTTGAAGGAGTACAAGCAGATGATGGCGCAGTCGCGCGAAGCTG AAAAACGCAGAGCTTCCCGGGCCGCATCCGCCCAGTGTGAGAAGGACAGCACGCGAAATGCGCTCCAGAACATCTGGGATGAGCATGTGTTTCCCAATTGGGACCGAATCTTGCGTGAGCCTCGCACTCGAGAGCTGTGGTGGCGTGGGATTCCTCCCCGAAACCGTGGAGCCATATGGAGCCGCGCCCTTGGCAATGAGCTGGAATTGACCGAAGAAACGTTCATCAAAGCACTACAGCGTGCCAAGGGCTTGCAAGCCAAGACCGATGCAGAGCCCAGTAAGGACTGCAAACGAATGCTCGAATCCTTTGATGCGATCCAGGCAGACGTCTCCAAGGCGTTTCCGGACCTGAATCTCTTCCAAGAAGGCGGACCACTCCGCGAAACCCTGGTTGATGTACTGCAGGCGTATTCCATGTACCGCAGCGACGTGGGATACGTACACGGCCTTCACACAATCGCCGCTCTGCTCGTTCTCCAATTCCCCACCCCATCCTCAGCGTTCCTTGCCATGGCCAACGCTCTCAACCGCCCGCTCCCCCTAGCCTTTCTAACATGGGACCGCGGCGCAATGGCGCGCACATACAAATTGGCCTCGGACACAATGCGATACAAATTCAACCGACTGTCCGTCCACCTCCACGAGACATTGCAGCTATCCGATGAGGAAATCTGGGAACCCATGTTCCGCTCTCTCTTAACCAACGGCCTAGACCTCGAGCGCATCTCCCGCGTCTGGGACTGCTGGGTCTTCGAAGGCGACCGCATCATGATCCGCTCCGCTGTTGCTCTCATGGGCTGTCTCCAGGCCCAGCTGTTCTCGTTCCAACAGCCGGATGACCAATCTCGTGCCGCTGTCCGCGATATCCTGGGCTGGGGGCCCCGTCAGCTCGGCACTAATGCCCAAAAGCCGAAGGAGCGCCACAGTGCTCCCGCCGCGGCAggttttggtggtggccaggTTGTTAATCCCGGCGTCGGTGATTACTGGGTTCTTACTGCTGCGGGCAATGAGGATGGATTTATGCTTGAGGTGCGGGAAGCGGGCAAGGTCCGGCAAAAATAG
- a CDS encoding uncharacterized protein (ID:PFLUO_002644-T1.cds;~source:funannotate), which produces MTTTGIDPDLFVKEGAFTTQTHRDIYPAIDPTRPELSQAGKVVVITGGSRGLGRLAFAASFARANAAAIILLGRSATDLAVTEKLVKECNPATQVLSITVDVLDEAGVKNALQEIVTRFGVPHVLINNAGTLAPLKGIMDSDLDSWWKTQETNVKGVFVATKAFLEKTGSNPSAPTTIISLVSLASLGTPDGMSSYSMSKLAVTKFTAYLNAEYPAITSVSLDPGIVPTDMGCSVSFLAPFMRDTPELCGGASVWLSSGDKKFLSGKYVSANWDVDELEKRKTEILDGNLLTPFLKGDFGGPNVVVDGPTK; this is translated from the exons ATGACTACCACCGGCATTGATCCCGACCTGTTCGTGAAAGAGGGTGCCTTCACGACCCAGACTCAtcgagatatatatccagCGATAGACCCCACTCGCCCTGAGCTCTCCCAAGCTGGCAAGGTGGTCGTTATTACCGGTGGAAGCCGCGGATTAGGACGATTG GCTTTTGCAGCTTCCTTCGCTCGAGCCAATGCCGCAgccatcatcctccttggacGGTCTGCTACCGACCTTGCTGTGACAGAGAAACTCGTCAAAGAATGCAATCCAGCGACACAAGTGCTCTCGATTACAGTTGATGTCCTTGATGAGGCGGGCGTGAAGAACGCTTTGCAAGAAATCGTGACCCGGTTCGGTGTACCGCATGtcctcatcaacaatgcAGGCACACTTGCTCCCCTGAAAGGTATTATGGATTCGGACCTAGATTCTTGGTGGAAGACTCAG GAAACCAACGTCAAGGGAGTATTTGTTGCCACAAAAGCTTTCTTAGAAAAGACTGGCTCCAATCCATCAGCGCCCACAACGATCATCAGTCTGGTTTCGCTGGCATCTCTGGGTACCCCAGACGGCATGAGCTCTTATTCTATGTCCAAGCTAGCTGTGACTAAGTTCACAGCGTACCTGAATGCTGAATACCCGGCTATTACCTCGGTCTCCCTGGATCCAGGTATCGTCCCCACCGATATGGGATGCAGTGTGTCATTCCTTGCGCCGTTTATGAGAGACACTCCCGAACTATGTGGAGGAGCTTCGGTATGGCTGTCAAGTGGCGACAAGAAATTCCTGTCGGGCAAGTACGTTTCTGCAAACTGGGACGTAGATGAGCttgaaaaaagaaagacggAGATTCTAGACGGCAATCTCCTGACACCGTTCTTGAAAGGGGATTTCGGGGGGCCGAATGTGGTCGTGGACGGTCCCACAAAATAG
- a CDS encoding uncharacterized protein (ID:PFLUO_002640-T1.cds;~source:funannotate): protein MGKKRKRPGASTKTAQPISPVKDPHHPVISLYYPEVVTLRQYLLRRLPVSSKSRRRRIASLASQDVTGLAYLLDSTLVGVHQESSPTLNSARVQDYLAFSQSQSRSILVSTDTGPTCPQSEVVDFVVWRIFQRNVTEKPQHLLAQGFQRSGPGAHALQTDIPGLSVQFPNQNVQTLKQAPWTDALGLLGENGEEIMMRLLFDCGVFTCVDDRKGIFYQLSGMPLSKLEPVAGSRPGESVPIGKEPVHGNKQKPSTEKRPQKHEARQARGLNRIALLRRRILYARLTGKSNGKSHLGLGSAHILNRCTSLDSAEQSAHVMKYIFPRQFGLQNIFTCDNIEYSKTYMDREDEISQLEARKQARKPQLESSFMVNEGHGSPKLPKRLRGTAGELVQRLRNRHARCSYGELLKHYCPSDAIGPGRLGPASPTQSTSAADDPSFSIGEKLVTQVKMNQPHQDNNEYPAASQEPASRYQKMIQKPKTRMMDYATPVSSVSAFCRAVIQTLFPPTFYGVGADGLVNRRIVLKHIDRFIKMRRFESISLHEVCKGLKITSIPWLEPPRLHDTKHKIALSDFQKRMEIFHEFVYYIFDSILIPLIRTNFYVTESQSHRNRLFYFRQDVWQQLTKQPFADLKTSMFEELPQDRARAVVAQSSLGFGALRLLPKATGLRPILNLRKRCLKPSVWGGKQSYYAPSINSSIGPIYNMLNYERQRAPSKMGSSLHSMGDMYRRLWNFKRQIAQRQSGQGKGTRPKLPPLFFVKLDIQACFDTIPQKELVHLIETLVSEKSYHITRHVEIRPSDIPTNKWKTSRKYAGRAAPAMRPQSLPDLITSGVQARSENAVFVDTVNQKAHGTEDLLDLLDEHVRNNLVRMGNKYFRQRNGIPQGSVLSSLLCNFFYAEFERAVLGFLGREDALLLRLIDDFLLITPDPSLAMRFAQVMIPGQPSYGISVNAAKSLVNFTAAVNGIHIPRLEGSSLFPYCGCLIDTHTLEIHRDHDRMLEPDDSAAATISNTLTVEAARLPGHAFRRKVLSAYRFQMHPMYLDDVHNSRTVVLVNLHTSLVASAMKTYSHMKSLRGRAHPSPAVIIRTIRDLISQTAGMIQARSAVTNPSSSASFSCFVTRRHIQYLTAAAFRFVLVRKQTRYTTVLRWLDQLAKHARPASNAEALRIAQVVRKGNAVFEEWRF, encoded by the exons ATGGGTAAAAAACGCAAGAGGCCCGGCGCCTCAACCAAAACCGCTCAACCCATATCGCCAGTCAAAGACCCTCACCATCCCGTCATCTCACTGTACTACCCGGAGGTCGTGACACTGCGCCAGTACCTGCTTCGGCGCCTTCCCGTCTCGTCCAAGTCGCGTCGTCGCCGGATCGCGTCGCTCGCGTCGCAGGATGTGACGGGCCTGGCATATCTGCTCGACTCCACGCTGGTCGGAGTGCATCAGGAATCGTCTCCCACTCTCAATTCGGCTCGGGTGCAGGACTATCTGGCGTTCTCCCAGTCGCAATCGCGGTCCATTCTCGTGAGCACCGACACGGGGCCCACCTGTCCCCAATCAGAGGTCGTCGATTTTGTGGTCTGGAGAATCTTTCAACGAAATGTGACCGAGAAGCCGCAACATTTGCTCGCGCAGGGGTTCCAACGGTCGGGCCCTGGCGCACATGCCCTGCAGACCGACATCCCCGGCCTGTCGGTTCAGTTCCCGAATCAAAATGTTCAGACCCTCAAGCAAGCACCGTGGACGGATGCCCTGGGCCTGCTGGGCGAAAATGGAGAAGAGATCATGATGCGGTTGTTGTTCGACTGTGGCGTTTTCACGTGCGTAGACGACCGCAAAGGCATCTTCTACCAGCTCAGTG GAATGCCACTGTCAAAGCTAGAGCCTGTAGCCGGTTCTCGACCCGGAGAATCCGTGCCTATTGGAAAGGAACCGGTCCATGGCAATAAGCAGAAGCCCAGCACGGAAAAGAGACCCCAAAAACACGAAGCTCGTCAAGCCCGTGGTCTGAACCGCATTGCGCTCCTTCGGCGGCGCATACTGTACGCCCGGCTTACCGGCAAGTCCAACGGGAAGTCTCATCTAGGACTCGGGAGCGCTC ACATTCTCAATCGCTGCACGTCTTTGGACTCAGCAGAACAATCAGCACATGTCATGAAGTACATTTTCCCCAGACAATTCGGCCTGCAGAACATCTTCACGTGCGACAACATCGAGTACTCTAAAACTTACATGGACCGTGAAGATGAAATATCACAACTCGAGGCACGAAAACAAGCGCGAAAGCCCCAGCTCGAGTCTTCTTTCATGGTTAACGAAGGCCACGGTTCGCCAAAGCTACCCAAGAGGCTTCGTGGGACAGCTGGCGAACTGGTTCAAAGACTGCGAAATCGCCACGCAAGATGCTCCTATGGAGAGTTGCTCAAGCACTATTGCCCCTCTGAT GCAATTGGGCCCGGGCGACTCGGCCCAGCTTCGCCGACACAGTCTACGAGTGCCGCCGATGATCCTAGTTTCTCTATTGGCGAAAAGCTGGTAACCCAGGTGAAGATGAACCAGCCGCATCAGGACAACAACGAATACCCTGCTGCCTCTCAAGAGCCTGCGAGCAGATATCAAAAAATGATCCAAAAGCCCAAAACCAGAATGATGGACTATGCCACCCCCGTCTCATCCGTCTCGGCTTTTTGTCGAGCTGTTATCCAGACGCTCTTTCCCCCTACATTCTACGGGGTTGGTGCAGACGGTCTCGTAAATCGGAGAATTGTGCTCAAACATATCGACCGGTTTATCAAGATGCGTCGATTCGAGAGCATCAGCCTGCATGAAGTATGCAAAGGCTTGAAG ATTACCAGCATACCCTGGCTGGAACCACCTCGTCTTCACGATACCAAGCACAAAATTGCCCTGTCAGACTTCCAGAAACGCATGGAAATTTTCCATGAATTCGTGTATTACATCTTTGATTCCATTCTCATCCCCCTCATCCGCACCAACTTCTATGTCACCGAGTCACAGAGTCACCGCAATCGTCTCTTCTACTTCCGCCAAGACGTGTGGCAGCAGCTAACGAAGCAGCCCTTTGCCGACCTGAAGACGTCTATGTTTGAAGAATTGCCTCAAGATCGAGCGAGGGCCGTGGTGGCGCAGAGCTCTCTGGGCTTTGGCGCTCTGCGTTTGTTGCCCAAGGCCACAGGCCTGCGGCCCATTTTGAATCTGCGCAAACGGTGCCTGAAGCCATCGGTCTGGGGTGGAAAACAGTCTTACTATGCTCCCAGCATTAATTCGAGCATCGGTCCCATCTACAACATGCTGAATTACGAGAGGCAGCGAGCTCCGTCAAAGATGGGCTCGTCGTTGCACTCCATGGGCGATATGTACCGTCGCCTGTGGAATTTCAAGAGACAGATTGCACAACGCCAATCAGGTCAAGGCAAAGGGACACGGCCAAAACTTCCACCTCTCTTCTTTGTCAAACTTGACATCCAGGCTTGCTTCGATACCATCCCCCAGAAAGAGCTGGTTCATCTGATCGAGACCCTGGTCTCTGAAAAATCCTACCACATCACAAGACACGTCGAGATTCGGCCATCTGATATTCCTACAAACAAATGGAAGACCTCACGGAAATATGCAGGCCGCGCTGCGCCTGCGATGCGACCGCAGAGCCTGCCGGACCTGATCACCAGTGGTGTCCAGGCACGGTCGGAAAACGCCGTGTTTGTCGACACGGTGAACCAAAAGGCACATGGTACGGAAGACTtgctggatcttctggacGAGCATGTTCGGAATAACCTGGTGAGGATGGGCAACAAGTACTTTCGTCAGCGCAACGGTATCCCACAGGGCTCGGTACTGTCCAGTCTGCTGTGCAATTTCTTCTACGCCGAATTCGAACGAGCGGTGCTGGGCTTCCTGGGACGCGAGGATgccctgctcctccgcctcatAGACgattttcttctcatcaCCCCAGATCCGAGCTTGGCCATGCGGTTTGCGCAAGTCATGATCCCGGGTCAGCCCTCCTACGGCATCTCCGTCAACGCAGCCAAAAGCTTGGTCAACTTCACCGCCGCAGTCAACGGCATCCACATTCCCCGGCTGGAAGGGTCGTCACTTTTCCCGTACTGCGGGTGCCTCATTGACACACACACGCTGGAGATCCATCGCGACCACGATCGTATGCTAGAGCCCGACGATTCAGCCGCCGCCACGATTTCCAACACCCTCACCGTTGAAGCGGCGCGGCTCCCCGGTCACGCCTTTCGCCGCAAAGTGCTATCTGCATATCGCTTCCAGATGCACCCAATGTACCTCGATGACGTCCACAACTCGCGGACCGTCGTGCTCGTCAATCTCCACACCAGCCTCGTCGCCTCAGCCATGAAGACCTACAGCCACATGAAATCACTCCGCGGGCGAGCACACCCCAGTCCCGCCGTCATAATCCGCACCATCCGCGACCTCATCTCGCAAACCGCGGGTATGATCCAAGCGCGCAGCGCCGTCACCAacccctcttcttcggcttcgtTCTCGTGCTTCGTGACGCGTCGGCACATTCAATATCTCACGGCTGCCGCCTTCCGGTTTGTGCTGGTCCGCAAGCAAACGCGATATACGACGGTGCTACGGTGGCTGGATCAGCTGGCGAAACATGCACGCCCGGCCTCGAATGCAGAGGCTCTGCGGATAGCGCAGGTGGTGCGAAAGGGGAATGCGGTTTTTGAAGAATGGCGGTTTTAG
- a CDS encoding uncharacterized protein (ID:PFLUO_002642-T1.cds;~source:funannotate) produces MKFAAALSALALVHAAVAQTIQSKPFELMIQSSNKAIHGKKLLASCHEGAAIESLCVTGGDSSRYFLNTTKGSSPVKGYTTSGLLVWNLPVGNEPQADSEPMSFYVDPGTNVALPLFEPSYESQYVAFEEGTGAMVIFSYLDDTVTPPTDTKVKVLKNWYACEYNYSGYVYHTLNFVLGDATAKPQNPSCVKVQVHRKFV; encoded by the exons ATGAAGTTCGCCGCCGCTCTGTCTGCCCTGGCGCTTGTTcacgccgccgtcgcccagACCATCCAGTCGAAGCCTTTTGAGCTGATGATTCAGTCTTCCAACAAGGCGATCCACGGCAAGAAGCTGCTCGCGTCGTGCCACGAAGGCGCCGCTATTGAATCGCTCTGCGTTACCGGTGGCGACAGCTCCCGCTACttcctcaacaccaccaaggGATCTTCGCCCGTCAAGGGCTATACCACCTCTGGCCTCCTGGTCTGGAACTTGCCTGTTGGAAACG AGCCCCAAGCCGATTCTGAGCCCATGAGCTTCTACGTCGACCCAGGCACCAATGTTGCTCTGCCTCTGTTCGAGCCCAGCTACGAATCCCAGTACGTGGCATTCGAGGAAGGGACCGGTGCAATGGTCATTTTCAGCTACCTCGATGACACCGTGACCCCTCCTACGGATACCAAGGTCAAGGTCCTGAAGAACTGGTATGCCTGCGAGTACAACTATTCTGGATATGTGTACCACACCTTGAACTTCGTCTTGGGTGATGCCACCGCCAAGCCCCAGAACCCTAGCTGCGTCAAGGTCCAGGTGCACCGCAAGTTTGTCTAG
- a CDS encoding uncharacterized protein (ID:PFLUO_002645-T1.cds;~source:funannotate) — translation MVFVAALLVVAGLANGATITTSEPAVAAIDQAQATTVPQTWTSNVKGKAFDRFYQIWLENVDYSSAAGNADQQWLASKGIKLTNYYGVGHTSQPNYCAAASGDNYGMDNDLFHDIPSNVSTIADLLNTKGISWGEYQEAMPYAGFQGYNYSNQKTYADDYMRKHNPLVIFDQISSNDTALGLIKNFTSFYDDLNNKQLPQWAFITPNMTDDAHDTNITFGSHWLRGFVSNLMDNTYFWNNTLLLLTFDETETYNVPESEIYNDRNRVFSILLGGAVPKNMVGTTDETVYTHYSSIASVEANWGLPSLGRWDCGANLFKLVADKVNYTNWDVDANSLWLNQSLPGPLERWGYSQYRASWPVPATSGSCSAGHGILQSVVDAYKGRAPTYNYTSPFPYDAGFGLDTGVSYSRNGKTYVSGVNSTGTVGYDTNSTTSAGSNSTTGSSSAASATVSSTSAAGNLAIPAISSLAVILSVFLGLL, via the exons ATGGTGTTTGTTGCCGCTCTTCTTGTCGTGGCCGGTCTGGCGAACGGGGCGACCATCACCACGTCAGAGCCCGCCGTGGCCGCAATTGACCAAGCCCAGGCCACTACCGTGCCCCAAACCTGGACCTCAAATGTGAAAGGCAAGGCGTTTGACCGTTTCTACCAGATCTGGTTGGAGAATGTC GACTACAGCAGCGCCGCGGGCAATGCTGACCAGCAGTGGTTGGCGAGCAAGGGTATTAAATTGACCAACTATTATGGTGTCGGCCACACCTCTCAGCCCAACTACTGTGCCGCTGCTAGTGGTGACAACTACGGCATGGACAATG ATCTCTTCCACGACATCCCGTCCAACGTGTCGACGATCGCTGATTTGCTGAATACCAAGGGTATCTCATGGGGCGAGTACCAAGAGGCTATGCCCTATGCAGGCTTCCAGGGCTACAACTATTCCAACCAGAAGACCTATGCCGATGACTACATGCGCAAGCACAACCCTCTGGTGATCTTTGACCAGATCTCCAGCAACGACACTGCTCTGGGCTTGATCAAGAACTTCACTTCGTTTTACGATGATCTGAACAACAAGCAGCTGCCGCAGTGGGCCTTCATCACCCCCAACATGACCGATGATGCCCATGACACCAACATCACCTTCGGTTCGCACTGGCTCCGAGGCTTCGTGTCGAACCTCATGGATAACACCTACTTCTGGAACAACACTCTGCTGCTGTTGACTTTCGATGAGACCGAGACCTACAACGTCCCTGAATCCGAAATTTACAATGACCGCAATCGTGTGTTCAGtatcctcctcggcggtgcTGTCCCTAAGAACATGGTTGGCACCACGGACGAGACCGTCTACACCCACTACTCGAGCATCGCATCCGTCGAGGCTAACTGGGGCTTGCCGTCGCTGGGTCGCTGGGACTGTGGTGCGAACCTGTTCAAGCTGGTCGCCGACAAGGTCAACTACACTAACTGGGACGTCGACGCCAACAGCCTGTGGCTGAACCAGTCTCTTCCCGGCCCGCTGGAGCGCTGGGGCTATTCGCAATACCGTGCCAGCTGGCCTGTGCCCGCCACAAGTGGCTCGTGCTCGGCTGGCCATGGTATTCTCCAGTCAGTGGTCGACGCCTACAAGGGCCGCGCCCCGACTTACAACTACACCTCGCCCTTCCCCTACGACGCTGGGTTTGGCCTGGATACCGGTGTTTCTTACTCCCGAAATGGTAAGACCTATGTGTCTGGCGTCAATTCTACCGGTACCGTCGGCTATGATACGAattccaccaccagcgctgGCTCGAATTCGACCACCGGCTCTAGCTCTGCCGCTTCCGCTACAGTCTCGAGCACCAGTGCTGCTGGCAATCTAGCCATTCCTGCCATCAGCTCTTTGGCTGTTATTTTGAGTGTCTTTCTTGGTCTTTTGTAA